Proteins from a single region of Electrophorus electricus isolate fEleEle1 chromosome 5, fEleEle1.pri, whole genome shotgun sequence:
- the chodl gene encoding chondrolectin, protein MRADSIVLWILWGFTVSFTVSHGARVVSGQTVCQGGPEHPCYKIAYFRDVSSRVAFWEAQRACEVDGGSLLSVENTAEQQHVERLLQELSSSATGGSEGTSPSIADGDFWIGLTRADEESPQEHGSFASCPDLYRWTDGSVSHFRNWYYDEPSCGGEACVVMYHQPSAVRGLGGPYLYQWNDDRCNMKHNFICKYEPESHLVKEHGDRPGGRDADILEEHEDNSKTPAVNEEESLHVMVAGPSSTLLIYVIIPTIPVLLLILVASGTCCFQMLSRRKSRTKTSVNQSTLWISKTPKSDSAMEV, encoded by the exons GTCAGACAGTGTGTCAGGGTGGGCCTGAACACCCATGCTATAAGATTGCCTACTTCAGGGACGTGTCAAGCCGTGTGGCCTTCTGGGAGGCCCAGCGGGCGTGCGAGGTGGATGGTGGCTCACTGCTGAGCGTGGAGAATACAGCGGAGCAGCAGCACGTCGAGCGCCTGCTGCAGGAGCTCAGCAGCTCAGCCACAGGCGGGAGCGAGGGCACCAGCCCCAGCATTGCTGATGGAGACTTCTGGATTGGCCTGACGCGTGCCGACGAGGAGAGCCCCCAGGAGCATGGCAGCTTCGCCTCCTGTCCAGACTTGTACAGGTGGACAGACGGGAGCGTGTCACATTTCAG GAACTGGTATTATGATGAGCCATCGTGTGGAGGGGAAGCTTGTGTGGTGATGTACCATCAGCCCTCTGCTGTCCGTGGCCTGGGTGGACCATACCTTTATCAGTGGAATGACGACAGGTGCAACATGAAGCACAATTTCATCTGCAAGTATGAACCAG AGAGTCACCTTGTGAAGGAACATGGAGACAGACCTGGAGGCCGTGATGCAG ATATTTTAGAAGAGCATGAAGATAACAGCAAAACCCCTGCAGTTAATGAGGAAGAAAGCCTTCACGTCATGGTGGCAGGACCTTCAA GCACGCTATTGATTTACGTCATCATCCCCACTATTCCTGTACTCCTGCTGATCCTCGTCGCCTCGGGGACCTGCTGCTTCCAGATGCTAAGCAGGAG AAAATCACGGACCAAAACAAGCGTGAACCAGTCAACGCTCTGGATCTCCAAGACACCAAAGTCCGACAGTGCAATGGAGGTCTAA